One Formosa agariphila KMM 3901 genomic window, CCAGAGGAAATAAAGTAAATGTAGGTGATACTTTAGGTTTTGTAGGCAATACAGGAAATGCAAAAACGACTAGTCCGCATTTGCACTTCGGCATTTACACCAATGCAGGTGCAGTAGATCCCTATCCGTTTATTAAACTCACAGAACAAATAGAATTTAAAAAAGGAGCGTTGATAGATGTCGGTAAAACACGACTGCAAAAAAACGAACTTAGGATTAGCCCGGATACAAAATCTCAAAAACGAACTGATTTGCCTATAAATACTCAAGTAAACATAGTAGCTAAAACGAACCGTTGGTATCATACTCGTGTACAGGACACTTTAGAAGGGTTTATACATGAAAGTTTAATACAAACAGCACAGTAAGCCGATTTAGATGTAGATTGACCACTTTATTTTTTATAGATAAAAGGAATTTTACTATAATATTTAGGCGTTTCATTTTTATCCCATAGTCCCCAATAAGCGCCTACATCGCCTTCTGTACCCACTTTCCAAGACTCATCAAACGAAGAAAAATAGAACAAATCTATATCGTCTTCTTTAGACCATTCTTGGGCATTTATAAAATATTTAATGGCGTTTTCGTAAGAAGGTTTAGCACCATGCAACCCTAATCCTTGACTAGGCCAACCGGTTTCTGTAATGATTACGTGTTTACCTTGAGCCGCTTTTTTTGCTCTATTAAACATATCTTTCATATAAATAAGAGCATACTCCTGAGCGCAACCTTCCCAATACGGATAACAATTTGCTAAAATTACATCGCAAGCTTCTGTTATTTTTGGGCGGTTTACAAATTCGTAGTAGGCATCGACATAGCCTATAGGAAGTTCAGGAATGGCGGTTTTAACCTCCTTCATATATTGTAAAAGTTCAACTTCAGATAAATCCTTACGATATAAGACTTCATTTCCAACTGCTGCTATATCGACATAACCATTTTTTGCCAGTTTAATTAAGCCTGCAATTTCTTTTGCATTGATATCATCATCTTGTCCTAACCAAGCACCTACAAGTGTTTTTAGTCCTAGTTCTTTAGCAATTTCAGGTATTAATTCATTACCATCTGTACACGAAAACGAACGCATCCAACGGGTATGAGGTTTTAAAATTTTTAAACGTCTTCTTATTTGAGCTTCACTAATTTTATCTCCTGCTTTCTGTCCTTCTTCGTATGCACTAAAACAAATACCGTGTACACCTTCTTTTATAATGCGACGGCATGTATTTTCTAATCCTCTTAGTGTTTTATTCTCGTGACTTCCACCAGAAAGCGATAAAATATTCTCTTTTCTATAAGACATATTATAATACGATTTACTTACCTTTCTTGACTTTACGTTGTTCTAACGCCACTCTAATTTCATTTGTTTTTTCTTCGGTAAGATTGTATTTACGCATCACTAAAATGGCTATTAAGGTGCCTAATATAGGTAATCCAGAGAAGAAAAACCGTAACCCAAATATGGCATTATCAGACTGAGAACTCGCATCTGCATCGAATCCAATCATCGATAATATAAGTCCGCTTAATAGGCCCGCAATGGCAAATCCAAATTTTACCATCCACCAGTAAATGGCTCCAAAAACACCTTCTCTTCGTAAACCTGTATTTAGTTCGTCTAAATCAATAACATCTGCAGTCATAGACATCATCAGAGTAAATAGGCTTCCTATTCCAAAAGCGAAAAATGGTAAAGCAAAAATAAACATATAGGGTTTTCCTGGTATAAACAGAAACCAAAGTAGAATATATCCTAAAATGGAAATACTTTGAGATGCTAAAAATGCATTTTTCTTACCCATTATTTTAGACATTTTTGCTACAATAGGAATCACCATAAACGTGGTAGCTAAGGCACCTAAACTGCCGAATAATGTCGGCCATATTCCTGCGGCACTAGCATCGCCATTAAACAAATAGTAAACCACAATAAAAAAGGTAAACGCAGCTACAGTATTAAAAGCATTAAAGACTAAAAACGTAGCCACACATAACTTTCTAAACGGCTTATTTTTAAAAGCTTCTTTAAATCCGTCGATAATGCCATTAAAACTATTCCCAATATTTTTCATATTTAAGGGCGCATAATCTTCGTTTATCGTGGATCTACTTTTAATAAAAATCGCTGGAATCATAGCGAAAATCATACAGATTATTCCCACCCAAACGGCAATACTTCGTGTGGCTACATCAGCAGATT contains:
- a CDS encoding MFS transporter, with the translated sequence MSHLNKVPFGQKVAFGVGMLANQMFPAAMGIFMVVLVQDLGFPGWMWGVIFFLPRIFDSITDPIMGFISDNTKSKWGRRRQYVFIGAILMGISFSVLWQLHREDGIDYNFIYFMIWSFIFYLGLTIFSVPYVAMGYEMSDDFHERTNIMAVAQWIGQWAWVIAPWFWVIMYDQDWFESADVATRSIAVWVGIICMIFAMIPAIFIKSRSTINEDYAPLNMKNIGNSFNGIIDGFKEAFKNKPFRKLCVATFLVFNAFNTVAAFTFFIVVYYLFNGDASAAGIWPTLFGSLGALATTFMVIPIVAKMSKIMGKKNAFLASQSISILGYILLWFLFIPGKPYMFIFALPFFAFGIGSLFTLMMSMTADVIDLDELNTGLRREGVFGAIYWWMVKFGFAIAGLLSGLILSMIGFDADASSQSDNAIFGLRFFFSGLPILGTLIAILVMRKYNLTEEKTNEIRVALEQRKVKKGK
- a CDS encoding glycoside hydrolase family 17 protein; this encodes MSYRKENILSLSGGSHENKTLRGLENTCRRIIKEGVHGICFSAYEEGQKAGDKISEAQIRRRLKILKPHTRWMRSFSCTDGNELIPEIAKELGLKTLVGAWLGQDDDINAKEIAGLIKLAKNGYVDIAAVGNEVLYRKDLSEVELLQYMKEVKTAIPELPIGYVDAYYEFVNRPKITEACDVILANCYPYWEGCAQEYALIYMKDMFNRAKKAAQGKHVIITETGWPSQGLGLHGAKPSYENAIKYFINAQEWSKEDDIDLFYFSSFDESWKVGTEGDVGAYWGLWDKNETPKYYSKIPFIYKK